Part of the Candidatus Eisenbacteria bacterium genome is shown below.
GAACTTTCGCCTAGCGGTGAACGAGTTTATCTATTATTTGGAGGATTCGACCCCCAAGGCCCTCTTTTTCGACAAAGAGCACCGTTCCGTGGTGGCGGAGCTAAAGCCCAAGGTCAGCATCCCCCATTATATCTGTTTTGATGAGGATGAGAGCGTCGGGCGAAGTCTCGCGTCCGTCTGGGAGAAGTTCTCCGCCGCCCCACCTCCTGAAGTGCGGCTGGCCGGTGACGACCCACAACTCATCATCTACACCTCCGGCACGACAGGGCTGCCCAAAGGGGTCGTCATGAGCTACGGCATGATTACCTGGAATTCGATCAATTCGAACATGGGCTGGGGCCTTCGCCGTGGAGAACGGACGATCCTTCACTCGGCCTTGTTCTATACGGCCGGCTGGAATGTCTTCACCCTTCCCCTCTTCCATTCCCTAGGAACCAATATTCTGATCCAGCGATTCGATGCAGATCTTGTCCTTGACCTCATTGAACATGAGCGGATCACAGTTTTTTTCGCTGTCCCGACTATGTACCAGATGATGATCGAATCACCGAAATTCGAGACCGCCGACTTCTCGAGCCTCTGGTTTATGGTTTCAGGAGGATCACCTCTCACGGAAAAGATCTTCGAGATATTCAAGAGGGAGAAAGGTATCCATCTCTGGGAAGGGTACGGACTGACCGAGGTAGGACCGAACTGTTTCATGGCGAATGGAAAACTGAAAACAGTTGGCCATCCTATGCCTCACGTCGATATGAAGTTGATCGATGGAGAAGGCAACGAGGTCGCCCCCGGACAAGAGGGCGAACTTCTTCTCCGCGGTAATCAAATGTGCTCCGGCTATTGGAATAAGCCCGAGGCCACGGCAGAGGTCATCAGAGAGGGGTGGTTCCACACGGGTGACCTCGCCAAGATAGATGAGGATGGCCATCTCTCCATCGTAGGCCGCAAGAAGGATATGCTCATCTCTGGAGGCATCAACGTCTATCCCGCTGAAATTGAACGGATCATCGAGACCCATCCCCAGGTAGCAGCCGCCGCGGTGATCGGCGTCCCAGACGAGAAGTGGGGGGAAGTTGGAAAGGCGGTCGTCGAACTGAAGCCAGGAGGAAGCCTCACCCTTGAAGAACTGCAAAAATTCCTAGGTGACCGCATGGCGAAATATAAGGTCCCCAAGTATATGGTCGTCGGGGATACGTTGCCACGAACGGTCGCCTCCGGCAAAGTGCAGAAATTCATCCTGAAAGAGAGACATGGGAGAGCGGACAACAAATAGGAATCTGTATGGACGGAAAAGA
Proteins encoded:
- a CDS encoding long-chain fatty acid--CoA ligase, with product MLYGDWIGRWGRSFPQAEALVDIPRNRRYTYGELRDDVHRMANFLVSYLQIGKGDRVAVLALNRAEYITLFFATSHLGAILVPLNFRLAVNEFIYYLEDSTPKALFFDKEHRSVVAELKPKVSIPHYICFDEDESVGRSLASVWEKFSAAPPPEVRLAGDDPQLIIYTSGTTGLPKGVVMSYGMITWNSINSNMGWGLRRGERTILHSALFYTAGWNVFTLPLFHSLGTNILIQRFDADLVLDLIEHERITVFFAVPTMYQMMIESPKFETADFSSLWFMVSGGSPLTEKIFEIFKREKGIHLWEGYGLTEVGPNCFMANGKLKTVGHPMPHVDMKLIDGEGNEVAPGQEGELLLRGNQMCSGYWNKPEATAEVIREGWFHTGDLAKIDEDGHLSIVGRKKDMLISGGINVYPAEIERIIETHPQVAAAAVIGVPDEKWGEVGKAVVELKPGGSLTLEELQKFLGDRMAKYKVPKYMVVGDTLPRTVASGKVQKFILKERHGRADNK